One stretch of Vulpes lagopus strain Blue_001 chromosome X, ASM1834538v1, whole genome shotgun sequence DNA includes these proteins:
- the LOC121483473 gene encoding cyclin-dependent kinases regulatory subunit 2-like, which produces MAHKQIYYSDKYFDEHYEYRHVMLPRELSKQVPKTHLMSEEEWRRLGVQQSLGWVHYMIHEPEPHILLFRQPLPKEQQK; this is translated from the coding sequence ATGGCCCACAAGCAGATCTACTACTCGGACAAGTACTTCGACGAGCACTACGAGTACCGGCATGTCATGTTACCCAGAGAACTTTCCAAACAAGTACCTAAAACCCATCTGATGTCTGAAGAGGAGTGGAGGAGACTTGGTGTCCAACAGAGTCTAGGCTGGGTTCATTACATGATTCATGAGCCAGAACCACATATTCTTCTCTTTAGACAACCTCTtccaaaagaacaacaaaaatga